CTGGTTTTTGAGCAAATCGAAAATGTTTTGCTGAGCTTTGCTGAGCACGCCTTCAACTTCTGCCTGGCTGTCGTACGATTCCGTGAGAATATCCGTGCAGGCGCGGATCAATTTTCGCAGCAACGCCTTTTCTTTCACGATTTGCAGGTGATATTCGATATTCGCGGATGACGGCACCAGCGATGCCAATTCTGCCAGATAGGCGGCACCGCCAATATCTTCCAGCGTTTCCTGTTTGTTCAGCTCCTCGGTGAGTGTAATAATATCGATAGGCTCATCTTTTTGATACAGCGACATCATCGCCAGAAAAATTTTCCGGTGTGTTTCGCGATACAAATCGGTTTCATCGATGCGCTCCAGCGCGATGGCGGTTGCCTCGCGATCGAGCAGCAGCGCACCCAAAATATACCGTTCGACATCGACAGCCTGTGGCGGAACACGTCCACCCGTTGCCAGCGCTTCGTCGGACGGCGCTTTTTTTACTCTTCGCTTTTCTGCCATTTAATAATTTTCCTTCCCGGAAGTTATTCTTTTTCTGATGATATTTTTGCCAAAACCGTGCTAAAATCGGAAATCGCGTCGTCCATTGCCGACATATTTCGCAAAATATACGCCGGATGATAAGTGATAAACAGCGGTATTCCCCGGAAATCATGAAATTTACCGCGCAGCTCCCGCAACGGTGCATCGGTTCGGAGCAAATTTTGTCCGGCAACGCGACCGAGCGCGATCAGCACTTTTGGCGAAATCAATTCAATTTGCCGGTGCAAATACGGGATGCAGGCGGCAACTTCCTCCGGCAACGGATCGCGATTCCCCGGCGGTCGCGATTTTAAAATGTTGGCGATAAACACATCTTCCCGACGCATGTTGAAATGTGCCAAAATTTTGTTCAGCAACTGACCGGAACGTCCCACAAACGGCAATCCCTGTTTGTCTTCTTCCGCACCCGGTGCCTCGCCGATAAACATGATATCCGCGTTTTCGTTGCCATCGCCAAACACAAAATTGGTTCGCGATTGGTGCAGCGGGCATTTTGTGCAATGCTCAATTTCCTGCCGGAATTTTTCCAATTCACTCACTTTTTGTTCGATAAACCATTCCTTTCCATATAAATCCTGATTCCATTGCAAAAATGCGGCGAGTTTTTCCCGTAAATCACTCATCACTCCCCTCCCCTTTTTTCTGCGCGATCAGCGCGTCAAAAATGGCGCGGGAAACGTCCAGTTTATATTGTTGGGCAATTTTCGCGGAATCGTTTTTCCCGATGATCGTTACAACATTTGTATCGCCGGCAAAGGCAGCGCCGGACTCGTTGGGATTGTTCAAAACAACCAAATCCAAATTCTTATTTTTCAATTTGTTACGGGCATTTTTTTCCGGCTGGTCGGTTTCCACGGCAAACCCGACAAATTGCTGATGCGCCTGTTTTTTGCCGCCCATCGTTTTGAGCACATCGACTGTGCGATCCATTTCTACGGCAAAATCGCCGTCGTGTTTTTTGATTTTTTGATCGAAGATTTTTTTGGGGCGATAGTCCGCAATTGCCGCCGCGCTGATGTAAATATCCGCAGCATCGAT
The window above is part of the Calditrichia bacterium genome. Proteins encoded here:
- a CDS encoding uracil-DNA glycosylase; protein product: MSDLREKLAAFLQWNQDLYGKEWFIEQKVSELEKFRQEIEHCTKCPLHQSRTNFVFGDGNENADIMFIGEAPGAEEDKQGLPFVGRSGQLLNKILAHFNMRREDVFIANILKSRPPGNRDPLPEEVAACIPYLHRQIELISPKVLIALGRVAGQNLLRTDAPLRELRGKFHDFRGIPLFITYHPAYILRNMSAMDDAISDFSTVLAKISSEKE